A portion of the Stella humosa genome contains these proteins:
- a CDS encoding CDP-alcohol phosphatidyltransferase family protein: MAITLYALKPRFQALLHPAVGRMAAAGVTANQVTLAAAAGSVLLGGLLALQGPARPALFLLLPAWLALRMALNAVDGMLAREFGQKSRLGAFLNELGDVVSDAALYLPFALVAPFAPAWVVIVVVLAVTGELAGVLGQTIGASRRYDGPLGKSDRALVFGALGLWVGLAPLPAMIAWAMPVLAVLAAVGIVNRVRRALAEAEGRA; the protein is encoded by the coding sequence ATGGCGATCACCCTCTATGCCCTGAAGCCGCGCTTCCAGGCCCTGCTGCACCCGGCGGTCGGCCGCATGGCGGCAGCCGGCGTGACCGCCAACCAGGTTACACTGGCCGCCGCCGCCGGCTCGGTCCTGCTGGGTGGCCTGCTGGCGCTGCAGGGGCCGGCGCGGCCGGCGCTCTTCCTGCTGCTGCCGGCCTGGCTGGCGCTGCGCATGGCGCTGAATGCCGTCGACGGCATGCTGGCGCGCGAGTTCGGCCAGAAGAGCCGGCTCGGCGCCTTTCTCAACGAGCTGGGGGACGTCGTATCCGATGCCGCCCTCTACCTGCCGTTCGCCCTGGTCGCCCCGTTCGCGCCGGCCTGGGTGGTGATCGTCGTCGTCCTGGCGGTGACGGGGGAGCTGGCCGGCGTCCTGGGCCAGACGATCGGCGCCAGCCGGCGCTATGACGGGCCGCTCGGCAAGAGCGACCGCGCGCTGGTGTTCGGCGCGCTCGGCCTCTGGGTCGGGCTGGCGCCCCTGCCGGCCATGATCGCCTGGGCGATGCCGGTCCTGGCGGTACTGGCGGCGGTGGGCATCGTCAATCGCGTGCGCCGGGCATTGGCCGAGGCGGAGGGCCGGGCATGA
- a CDS encoding lysophospholipid acyltransferase family protein, protein MSGIIGHIAATLVTGLARAVTGVRGDWRDAAADPDGPPRIYFANHASHGDFVLVWTVLPRSLRRRTRPVAGADYWNAGPIRRFFGQRVFQAVLIDRRPEMRSGDPLAPLADAIGQGQSLILFPEGTRNLTEERLLPFKSGLYHLARMRPEALPVPVWIENLNRVMPKGELVPVPLLCTVTFGAPLPVAEGEDKNAYLARARAAMLALAPGTEAQS, encoded by the coding sequence ATGAGCGGGATCATCGGGCACATTGCCGCCACCCTGGTCACGGGTCTGGCGCGGGCCGTCACCGGCGTGCGCGGCGACTGGCGGGATGCGGCCGCCGATCCGGACGGGCCGCCGCGGATCTATTTCGCCAACCATGCCAGCCATGGTGATTTCGTCCTGGTCTGGACCGTCCTGCCGCGGTCGCTGCGGCGGCGGACGCGGCCGGTGGCGGGCGCGGACTACTGGAATGCCGGGCCGATCCGCCGCTTCTTCGGCCAGCGCGTATTCCAGGCGGTCCTGATCGACCGCCGGCCCGAGATGCGCTCGGGCGACCCGCTGGCCCCGCTGGCGGACGCCATCGGCCAGGGACAGTCGCTGATCCTCTTCCCCGAGGGCACGCGCAACCTGACCGAGGAACGGCTGCTGCCCTTCAAGAGCGGCCTCTACCATCTGGCGCGGATGCGGCCCGAGGCGCTGCCCGTGCCGGTCTGGATCGAGAACCTGAACCGGGTCATGCCCAAGGGGGAACTGGTGCCCGTCCCGCTGCTCTGCACCGTCACCTTCGGCGCGCCCTTGCCGGTGGCCGAGGGTGAGGACAAGAACGCCTACCTGGCCCGCGCTCGGGCCGCCATGCTGGCCCTGGCACCCGGCACGGAGGCCCAGTCGTGA
- a CDS encoding phosphatidate cytidylyltransferase: MNAGSEAPILFAGIAAVLVVATLAGWLLRRRFGRTATIENLEARVRAWWVMVGLIAGAFVLGHVGVIVLFALASFAALREFVTLTPTRRGDHWALAVAFFLVLPLQYWLVGIEWYGLYAIFIPVYVFLLLPIVAALRGDTTRFMARVAELQWGLMICVFCVSHVPALLTLPIPGFEGRHLLLVAFLVLVVQASDVLQYVWGKLLGRRKIAPALSPSKTVEGFVGGIASATALGAAMWWITPFAPWQAALMALVVTLMGFFGGLVMSAIKRDRGVKDWGRMIEGHGGMLDRLDSVIFAAPVFFHLTRYWWTV; encoded by the coding sequence GTGAACGCGGGCTCGGAGGCGCCGATCCTCTTCGCCGGCATCGCCGCCGTCCTGGTGGTGGCGACCCTGGCCGGCTGGCTGCTGCGCCGGCGCTTCGGCCGGACCGCCACGATCGAGAACCTGGAGGCGCGCGTGCGCGCCTGGTGGGTGATGGTGGGCCTGATCGCCGGCGCCTTCGTGCTGGGCCATGTGGGCGTGATCGTCCTGTTCGCGCTGGCCTCGTTCGCGGCATTGCGCGAGTTCGTCACCCTGACGCCGACCCGGCGCGGCGACCATTGGGCACTGGCGGTCGCCTTCTTCCTGGTGCTGCCGCTGCAATACTGGCTGGTCGGGATCGAGTGGTACGGGCTCTATGCCATCTTCATTCCGGTCTACGTCTTCCTGCTGCTGCCGATCGTGGCCGCGCTCCGCGGCGACACCACCCGCTTCATGGCGCGGGTGGCCGAGCTGCAATGGGGCCTGATGATCTGCGTCTTCTGCGTCTCGCACGTGCCGGCCCTGCTGACGCTGCCGATCCCGGGCTTCGAGGGCCGCCACCTGCTGCTGGTCGCCTTCCTGGTCCTGGTCGTCCAGGCGAGCGACGTGCTGCAATATGTCTGGGGCAAGCTGCTGGGCCGCCGCAAGATCGCCCCCGCCCTCTCGCCGTCCAAGACGGTGGAGGGCTTCGTGGGCGGCATCGCCAGCGCTACGGCACTCGGTGCCGCGATGTGGTGGATCACGCCCTTCGCGCCCTGGCAGGCGGCCCTGATGGCGCTGGTGGTGACGCTGATGGGCTTCTTCGGCGGCCTGGTGATGTCGGCCATCAAGCGCGACCGCGGCGTGAAGGACTGGGGCCGCATGATCGAGGGCCATGGCGGCATGCTCGACCGCCTGGATTCGGTGATCTTCGCCGCCCCCGTCTTCTTCCATCTCACCCGCTACTGGTGGACGGTGTAG
- a CDS encoding UbiD family decarboxylase, with protein MPYASLRDFISRLEREGRLVRVSAPVSPVLEMTEIQTRLLAEGGPAVLFENVIGHSMPVLVNLFGTVERVAWGMDRTPDQLRQVGETLAFLKQPEPPGGWRDALEMLPLVKTVMAMKPRTVSRAPCQEVVLTGEDIDLGLLPVQTCWPGEPAPLITWPLVVTRGPSQAREDGFNLGIYRMQVTGRNTTLMRWLRHRGGAQHHARWGSKKRDPLPAAVVIGADPGTILAAVTPVPDTLSEYQFAGLLRGRKVDLVDCRTVPLKVPAEAEIVLEGHVSLEEYGDEGPYGDHTGYYNSVEPFPVFTVSAITMRRDPIYLSTFTGRPPDEPSVLGQALNEVFIPLLRQQFPEIVDFWLPPEGCSYRIAVVSMRKAYPGHAKRVMMGVWSFLRQFMYTKWVIVVDDDIDARDWKEVMWAMSTRMDPARDITLVERTPIDYLDFASPESGLGSKIGLDATNKWPPETHREWGRQIAMDRDVIETVTRKWAQYGLPGSGKPIWK; from the coding sequence ATGCCCTATGCCTCGCTGCGCGACTTCATCTCCCGGCTCGAACGGGAGGGCCGGCTGGTGCGCGTATCGGCGCCGGTGTCGCCGGTGCTGGAGATGACCGAGATCCAGACCCGCCTCCTGGCCGAGGGCGGGCCGGCGGTGCTGTTCGAGAACGTGATCGGCCATTCCATGCCCGTCCTGGTGAACCTGTTCGGCACGGTGGAGCGCGTCGCCTGGGGCATGGACCGCACGCCCGACCAGTTGCGCCAGGTGGGCGAGACCCTGGCCTTCCTGAAGCAGCCGGAGCCGCCGGGCGGCTGGCGCGACGCGCTGGAGATGCTGCCGCTGGTGAAGACGGTGATGGCGATGAAGCCGCGCACCGTCTCGCGCGCGCCCTGCCAGGAGGTGGTGCTGACGGGCGAGGACATCGACCTCGGCCTGCTGCCGGTGCAGACCTGCTGGCCGGGGGAGCCGGCGCCGCTGATCACCTGGCCGCTGGTCGTCACCCGCGGGCCCTCGCAGGCGCGCGAGGACGGCTTCAACCTCGGCATCTATCGCATGCAGGTGACGGGCCGGAACACCACCCTGATGCGCTGGCTGCGCCATCGCGGCGGCGCCCAGCATCATGCCCGCTGGGGGAGCAAGAAGCGCGACCCGCTGCCGGCGGCCGTCGTCATCGGCGCCGACCCCGGCACCATCCTGGCGGCCGTCACCCCGGTGCCGGACACGCTGTCGGAATACCAGTTCGCGGGCTTGCTGCGCGGCCGCAAGGTCGATCTGGTCGACTGCCGCACCGTGCCGCTCAAGGTCCCGGCCGAGGCCGAGATCGTGCTCGAGGGCCATGTCTCGCTGGAGGAGTATGGCGACGAGGGGCCGTATGGCGACCACACCGGCTACTACAATTCGGTCGAGCCGTTCCCGGTCTTCACCGTCTCGGCCATCACCATGCGCCGCGACCCGATCTACCTGTCGACCTTCACCGGCCGCCCGCCGGACGAGCCGTCTGTGCTGGGCCAGGCGCTGAACGAGGTGTTCATCCCCCTGCTGCGCCAGCAGTTCCCGGAGATCGTCGATTTCTGGCTGCCGCCCGAGGGCTGTTCCTACCGCATCGCCGTCGTGTCCATGCGCAAGGCCTACCCGGGCCATGCCAAGCGCGTGATGATGGGCGTGTGGTCGTTCCTGCGGCAATTCATGTACACGAAGTGGGTGATCGTCGTGGACGACGACATCGATGCGCGCGACTGGAAGGAGGTGATGTGGGCGATGTCGACCCGCATGGACCCGGCCCGCGACATCACGCTGGTCGAGCGCACGCCGATCGACTATCTCGACTTCGCCTCGCCGGAAAGCGGGCTGGGGTCGAAGATCGGCCTGGATGCCACCAACAAATGGCCGCCGGAGACCCATCGCGAATGGGGCCGGCAGATCGCCATGGACCGCGACGTCATCGAGACCGTCACCCGCAAATGGGCCCAGTACGGCCTGCCCGGGAGCGGCAAGCCCATCTGGAAATAG
- a CDS encoding DUF4170 domain-containing protein: MAFWVIGGEYADTEFQTLAKGRAEERLGPFPTWEAARNAWSTRAFATVDDCHSRFRIVEEADEPARG, from the coding sequence ATGGCATTCTGGGTCATCGGCGGGGAATACGCGGACACCGAGTTCCAGACCCTGGCCAAGGGCCGGGCGGAAGAGCGGCTGGGGCCGTTCCCCACCTGGGAGGCCGCCCGCAACGCCTGGTCGACGCGCGCGTTCGCGACCGTGGACGATTGCCACAGCCGCTTCCGCATCGTCGAGGAAGCGGACGAGCCCGCCCGGGGCTAG
- a CDS encoding class I SAM-dependent methyltransferase, protein MDTATFVRHQTRPGCPPLVPELRLHLATAVTPLWEATEESLAATGTPPPYWAFAWAGGQALARLIIDQPNLVAGRSVVDVGSGSGLVALAAARSGAARVEAADIDPFAVAAIALNATLNGLSVAARSDDLIGRDEGWATVLVGDLCYERSLAERLVPWLRGLAARGADVLLSDPGRAYLPTEGMVELARYAVPVDLELEDRLLRDTAVFRLGVVG, encoded by the coding sequence ATGGATACCGCCACTTTCGTTCGCCACCAGACCAGGCCGGGCTGCCCGCCGCTCGTGCCCGAGCTTCGCCTGCACCTGGCCACCGCCGTCACCCCGCTGTGGGAAGCCACGGAGGAATCGCTGGCCGCGACCGGCACCCCGCCACCCTACTGGGCCTTCGCCTGGGCGGGTGGCCAGGCCCTGGCGCGCCTGATCATCGACCAGCCGAACCTGGTCGCCGGCCGGTCGGTCGTGGATGTGGGGTCGGGCTCGGGGCTGGTCGCGCTGGCAGCGGCCCGGTCGGGCGCCGCCCGGGTCGAGGCGGCTGACATCGACCCCTTCGCGGTGGCGGCAATCGCGCTGAACGCCACTCTCAACGGCCTGTCGGTGGCGGCGCGAAGCGACGACCTGATCGGCCGGGACGAAGGCTGGGCGACGGTCCTGGTCGGCGATCTGTGCTACGAGCGGTCGCTGGCCGAGCGGCTGGTGCCGTGGCTGCGCGGCCTGGCCGCGCGCGGTGCCGACGTGCTGCTGTCCGACCCCGGGCGCGCCTACCTGCCGACCGAGGGCATGGTCGAACTGGCCCGCTATGCCGTGCCGGTCGACCTGGAGCTGGAGGACCGGCTGCTGCGCGACACGGCGGTGTTCCGCCTCGGGGTCGTGGGCTAG
- a CDS encoding PhoH family protein: MAKRARGDGVVKTIDPKVRGLFGELVARWDPLGEQAAADEAADDRRDQSYIRKVRPQGPGQRRLTDAMAAHSLTMALGPAGTGKTYLAVAAAVEALDEGSVGRIVLSRPAVEAGENLGYLPGDMHEKLAPYLRPLYDALNDRMGAKRVRQLVADGTIEIAPIAYMRGRTLNNCFVVIDEAQNCTYGQIKMLLTRLGWHSTMVLTGDPDQSDLLEGISGLAEVARRLQAVPGIAVVRLDEHDIVRHPLVAEMLTVL, from the coding sequence ATGGCCAAGCGCGCGCGTGGAGATGGCGTCGTGAAGACAATCGATCCGAAGGTCCGCGGCCTGTTCGGGGAGCTGGTCGCGCGCTGGGACCCGCTGGGGGAACAGGCTGCCGCCGACGAGGCAGCCGACGACCGGCGGGACCAGAGCTACATCCGCAAGGTGCGCCCCCAGGGGCCGGGCCAGCGCCGCCTGACCGATGCGATGGCGGCCCACAGCCTGACGATGGCGCTGGGCCCGGCCGGCACGGGCAAGACCTACCTGGCGGTGGCGGCCGCCGTCGAGGCGCTCGACGAGGGCAGCGTCGGGCGCATCGTGCTGTCGCGGCCGGCGGTCGAGGCGGGCGAGAACCTGGGCTACCTGCCGGGCGACATGCACGAGAAGCTGGCGCCCTACCTGCGGCCGCTCTACGACGCGCTGAACGACCGGATGGGCGCCAAGCGCGTGCGCCAGCTGGTGGCGGACGGGACCATCGAGATCGCGCCCATCGCCTACATGCGCGGGCGCACGCTCAACAACTGCTTCGTCGTCATCGACGAGGCGCAGAACTGCACCTATGGCCAGATCAAGATGCTGCTGACGCGCCTGGGCTGGCACTCGACCATGGTGCTGACCGGCGACCCCGACCAGAGCGACCTGCTGGAGGGAATCTCCGGCCTGGCCGAGGTCGCGCGCCGGCTCCAGGCGGTGCCGGGGATCGCCGTGGTGCGGCTAGACGAGCACGACATCGTCCGCCACCCGCTGGTGGCCGAGATGCTGACGGTACTGTAG
- a CDS encoding peroxiredoxin, with the protein MTIAVGQKIPSGKLKTMTAEGPKDITTEELFDGKKVVVFALPGAFTPTCSAKHLPGFVQHSGALKGKGVDTIACLSVNDAFVMGAWGKDQAVGDKVLMLADGSGAFTESLGLTLDLTPNGMGKRSKRYAMIVDNGTVTALNVEEPGKFEVSSAEAITKLL; encoded by the coding sequence ATGACCATCGCCGTCGGCCAGAAGATCCCCTCTGGCAAGCTGAAGACCATGACCGCCGAGGGCCCGAAGGACATCACCACCGAAGAGCTGTTCGACGGCAAGAAGGTCGTCGTCTTCGCGCTTCCCGGCGCCTTCACGCCGACCTGCTCGGCCAAGCACCTGCCCGGTTTCGTCCAGCATTCGGGTGCGCTCAAGGGCAAGGGCGTCGACACCATCGCCTGCCTGTCGGTCAACGACGCTTTCGTCATGGGCGCCTGGGGCAAGGACCAGGCCGTCGGCGACAAGGTGCTGATGCTGGCCGATGGCAGCGGCGCCTTCACCGAATCGCTGGGCCTCACCCTCGACCTGACGCCGAACGGCATGGGCAAGCGCTCCAAGCGCTATGCCATGATCGTCGACAACGGCACCGTGACCGCCCTCAACGTCGAGGAGCCGGGCAAGTTCGAGGTGTCGAGCGCCGAGGCGATCACCAAGCTGCTCTAG
- a CDS encoding protein-disulfide reductase DsbD family protein — translation MRSLIAKAVAGATATLLVAIAALTLLVPDGARAETASPWQRTEQTAVRLVSAVAAVGDSQSVGLGLHFRMQPGWKVYWRSPGSGGLPPSIEWQGSDNAGEARLAWPAPKRFEVLGIESFGYSDEVVFPIQLALERPGDPLRVKAAVDYLTCREICIPYQATLQLDLPAGTASPSAEAGLLADFIARVPDDGVADGLAIDAVGLAGAGDQRVLVAAVRTDQPLAKPDLFVESAIPVDFGAPRVTAVPGGARLEVPISGDPATMARLADSDVTLTLVDGDRAVEAQRRVGVASVAGSGLPPVPAAVWLSMLATALLGGLILNLMPCVLPVLSLKLLGVVEAGGRERAEVRWGFVAASAGILFSFLLLAAGAVALKTAGLAVGWGIQFQEPWFLVAMAAVLALFAANLWGWFEIPLPGLAQSAANAPHRGPLGHFLTGALAAVLATPCSAPFLGTAIGFALARGPVEIFAIFTALGLGLALPYLAVAAVPGIAARLPRPGLWMVKVRRILAVAMVATCAWLLSVLAAQQGIGAAVVLAIVLALGVLLIGPLARLPVAWRTSVAAATVVLFAVAVVPRLTAPPPAPAAIEAGAQWQPFDRGRISALVADGRTVFVDVTADWCITCQVNKKLVMARGEVALRLARPDLVAMRADWTRPDPEIARFLADHGRYGIPFNIVYGPGAPQGVALPELLTEGAVMAAFARVGGGGPARAAAVGNGG, via the coding sequence ATGCGGAGCCTGATCGCGAAAGCCGTCGCGGGCGCGACCGCCACCCTGTTGGTGGCCATTGCAGCCCTGACCTTGCTGGTGCCCGATGGCGCGCGGGCCGAAACGGCCTCGCCCTGGCAGCGTACCGAGCAGACCGCCGTCCGCCTCGTCTCGGCCGTGGCCGCGGTTGGCGACAGCCAGTCGGTGGGGCTTGGCCTGCATTTCCGCATGCAGCCGGGCTGGAAGGTCTACTGGCGCTCCCCCGGCTCGGGCGGCCTGCCACCCAGCATCGAGTGGCAGGGATCGGACAATGCCGGCGAGGCCCGCCTCGCTTGGCCCGCCCCCAAGCGGTTCGAGGTCCTGGGGATCGAGAGCTTCGGCTATTCCGACGAGGTGGTCTTTCCGATCCAGCTCGCCCTGGAACGGCCGGGCGATCCGCTTCGCGTCAAGGCGGCCGTCGACTACCTGACCTGCCGCGAGATCTGCATTCCCTATCAGGCGACGCTCCAGCTCGACCTGCCGGCCGGCACGGCCAGCCCATCGGCCGAAGCGGGGCTGCTGGCGGATTTCATCGCGCGGGTGCCGGACGACGGCGTTGCCGACGGCCTTGCGATCGACGCGGTCGGCCTGGCCGGTGCCGGCGACCAGCGGGTCCTGGTCGCGGCCGTCCGCACCGACCAGCCGCTCGCCAAGCCGGATCTCTTCGTCGAATCCGCCATTCCCGTCGATTTTGGCGCACCGCGGGTGACGGCGGTGCCGGGCGGGGCGCGGCTTGAGGTCCCGATTTCGGGCGATCCGGCGACGATGGCCCGGCTTGCCGACAGCGACGTCACCCTGACCCTGGTCGATGGCGACCGCGCGGTCGAGGCCCAGCGTCGCGTGGGCGTCGCGTCGGTCGCGGGATCGGGCCTGCCGCCGGTGCCGGCGGCCGTCTGGCTGTCGATGTTGGCAACGGCGCTGCTGGGCGGCCTGATCCTGAACCTGATGCCCTGCGTGCTGCCGGTCCTGTCGCTGAAGCTGCTGGGCGTGGTGGAGGCCGGCGGGCGCGAGCGGGCGGAGGTGCGCTGGGGTTTCGTTGCCGCCTCGGCCGGCATCCTCTTCTCGTTCCTGCTGCTGGCCGCGGGGGCCGTGGCCTTGAAGACCGCCGGCCTGGCCGTCGGCTGGGGCATCCAGTTCCAGGAGCCGTGGTTCCTGGTGGCCATGGCGGCCGTCCTGGCGCTGTTCGCCGCCAACCTGTGGGGCTGGTTCGAGATACCGCTGCCGGGCCTGGCCCAGTCGGCCGCCAATGCACCGCACCGCGGCCCGCTTGGCCATTTTCTGACGGGCGCGCTGGCGGCGGTGCTGGCCACGCCCTGCTCGGCGCCCTTCCTCGGCACCGCCATCGGCTTCGCCCTGGCCCGCGGCCCGGTCGAGATCTTTGCCATCTTCACCGCCCTCGGCCTCGGGCTGGCGTTGCCTTACCTGGCGGTGGCGGCTGTGCCCGGCATTGCCGCCCGCCTGCCCCGGCCCGGCCTGTGGATGGTCAAGGTGCGCCGCATCCTGGCGGTCGCCATGGTCGCGACCTGCGCCTGGCTGCTGAGCGTCCTGGCGGCCCAGCAGGGCATCGGCGCGGCGGTCGTCCTGGCAATCGTGCTGGCGCTGGGTGTCCTGCTGATCGGGCCGCTTGCCCGGCTGCCGGTCGCCTGGCGCACCAGCGTCGCCGCCGCCACCGTGGTCCTGTTCGCGGTGGCCGTCGTGCCGCGCCTGACGGCCCCACCCCCGGCGCCGGCGGCGATCGAGGCCGGCGCGCAGTGGCAGCCCTTCGACCGCGGCCGGATCTCCGCCCTGGTGGCCGACGGCCGTACCGTCTTCGTCGACGTGACCGCCGACTGGTGCATCACCTGCCAGGTGAACAAGAAGCTGGTGATGGCGCGCGGCGAGGTCGCCCTGCGGCTGGCGCGGCCCGACCTGGTGGCGATGCGCGCCGACTGGACCCGGCCCGACCCGGAGATCGCCCGTTTCCTGGCCGACCATGGCCGCTACGGCATTCCCTTCAACATCGTCTACGGCCCGGGCGCGCCCCAAGGCGTCGCCCTGCCGGAACTGCTCACCGAGGGGGCTGTGATGGCCGCATTCGCCCGCGTGGGCGGGGGCGGGCCGGCGCGCGCCGCTGCCGTCGGCAACGGGGGATGA
- a CDS encoding YqgE/AlgH family protein, translated as MTEKDPGTEKDPATGYMTGRLLVAMPTIGDPRFEKSVIYMCAHSEEGAMGLVVNKLLGSLTVSELMDQLSLQGSAATARMPVHFGGPVETGRGFVLHTLDHTYDGSLQIDERVALTATLDVLKAIAAGDGPRHALMALGYAGWGPGQLDEEIQANGWLEVPPDDELVFGTALDAMWDRALARLGVDLSMLSTEAGHA; from the coding sequence ATGACCGAGAAAGACCCTGGGACCGAGAAAGACCCCGCGACGGGCTACATGACCGGCCGGCTGCTGGTGGCGATGCCGACGATTGGCGACCCGCGCTTCGAGAAGTCGGTCATCTACATGTGCGCCCACAGCGAGGAGGGGGCGATGGGCCTCGTCGTCAACAAGCTGCTGGGGTCTCTGACCGTGTCGGAGCTGATGGACCAGCTCTCGCTGCAGGGATCAGCCGCGACCGCACGCATGCCCGTGCATTTCGGCGGGCCGGTCGAAACCGGACGCGGCTTCGTGCTGCATACGCTGGACCACACCTATGACGGCTCGCTGCAGATAGACGAGCGCGTGGCCCTGACCGCCACGCTGGATGTGCTGAAGGCGATCGCGGCTGGGGACGGCCCCCGCCACGCGCTGATGGCGCTGGGCTATGCCGGCTGGGGACCGGGCCAGCTCGACGAGGAGATCCAGGCCAATGGCTGGCTCGAGGTGCCGCCGGACGACGAGTTGGTGTTCGGCACCGCGCTCGACGCCATGTGGGACCGGGCGCTGGCGCGGCTGGGGGTCGACCTGTCGATGCTGTCGACCGAGGCCGGGCACGCCTGA
- a CDS encoding GNAT family N-acetyltransferase yields MTAKVGTAKVGPGKAATATAGSEPGAPVRTAPGRLERWLGPFLGEAHTTILAGDRVFLRPPRQSDFDGWARVRAGSRAFLAPWEPTWPDDALSRGAYRRRLAAYGVDWRKDTGYNFFVFGRGDETLLGGIGLANVRRGVVQSASLGYWMGAPYAGHGYMTEGLRAVLAFSFDRLHLHRLEAACLPSNMASRRLLAKCGFREEGYARKYLCINGVWQDHVLFGQLAEEWRLSR; encoded by the coding sequence ATGACCGCCAAGGTTGGGACCGCCAAGGTCGGGCCGGGCAAGGCCGCGACCGCGACCGCCGGCAGCGAGCCCGGGGCCCCGGTCCGGACGGCGCCCGGTCGGCTGGAACGCTGGCTCGGCCCGTTCCTGGGCGAGGCGCACACGACCATCCTGGCGGGCGACCGGGTCTTCCTGCGCCCGCCGCGCCAGTCGGACTTCGACGGCTGGGCGCGCGTGCGGGCGGGGTCGCGTGCCTTCCTGGCGCCATGGGAGCCGACCTGGCCCGACGATGCCCTGTCGCGCGGCGCCTATCGCCGCCGCCTGGCAGCCTATGGCGTCGATTGGCGCAAGGACACCGGCTACAATTTCTTCGTCTTCGGGCGCGGCGACGAGACGCTGCTGGGTGGGATCGGGCTGGCCAACGTCCGCCGCGGCGTCGTCCAGAGCGCCAGCCTCGGCTACTGGATGGGCGCGCCCTATGCCGGCCATGGCTACATGACGGAGGGATTGCGGGCCGTCCTCGCCTTCTCCTTCGACCGGCTGCACTTGCATCGCCTGGAGGCCGCCTGCCTGCCCTCCAACATGGCGAGCCGCCGGCTGCTGGCGAAATGCGGCTTTCGCGAAGAGGGCTACGCCCGCAAGTATCTCTGCATCAACGGCGTCTGGCAGGACCATGTCCTGTTCGGCCAGCTCGCCGAGGAGTGGCGGCTGTCGCGCTGA
- a CDS encoding M16 family metallopeptidase, whose product MTVKVTTLPGGLRVATDRMDGVATVSLGVYIDAGARHEPAPINGVAHFLEHMAFKGTERRSARAIAEEIEAVGGHLNAYTAREQTAYYAKVLKDDVPLALDILSDILLHSTFDQSEFDRERSVILQEIGQAEDTPDDIVFDHFQATAYPDQAMGRPVLGTVETVSALPRTALVDYMAANYHGPDMVVSAAGAVDHDRIVELATAAFAGIPGTPAAKAEAGHYVGGDFREERDLEQIHLVVGFPGVSYTDPDHHAFQVLATILGGGMSSRLFQEIREKRGLAYSIYAFSSSFHDGGIFGVYAGTGEKDVKELLPVLCDEVMAIGGKLEPGELARAKAQLRASLLMSRESTSARAEHLAHQLLVHGGHIPTEDTLAKLEAVDADAVARVARRLHQAPPTLTAMGPIGGVEPFDRIVRRLAA is encoded by the coding sequence ATGACCGTCAAGGTAACCACCCTTCCGGGCGGCCTGCGGGTCGCCACCGACCGCATGGACGGCGTCGCTACCGTGTCGCTCGGCGTCTATATCGACGCCGGCGCGCGGCATGAGCCCGCCCCCATCAACGGCGTCGCCCATTTCCTCGAGCACATGGCCTTCAAGGGCACCGAGCGGCGCAGCGCGCGTGCCATCGCCGAGGAGATCGAGGCGGTCGGCGGCCACCTCAACGCCTATACCGCCCGCGAGCAGACGGCCTACTACGCCAAGGTGTTGAAGGACGACGTGCCGCTGGCGCTCGACATCCTGAGCGACATCCTGCTGCACTCGACCTTCGACCAGTCGGAGTTCGACCGCGAGCGCTCGGTCATCCTGCAGGAAATCGGCCAGGCCGAGGACACGCCCGACGACATCGTCTTCGATCATTTCCAGGCGACCGCCTACCCCGACCAGGCGATGGGCCGGCCGGTGCTCGGCACGGTGGAGACCGTGTCGGCTCTGCCGCGCACGGCACTCGTCGACTACATGGCGGCCAACTATCACGGGCCCGACATGGTGGTGTCGGCCGCCGGGGCGGTCGACCATGACCGCATCGTCGAGCTGGCGACCGCGGCCTTCGCCGGCATTCCCGGCACGCCCGCCGCCAAGGCCGAGGCCGGCCACTATGTCGGCGGGGACTTCCGCGAGGAGCGGGACCTGGAGCAGATCCACCTCGTGGTGGGCTTCCCCGGCGTGTCCTACACCGATCCCGATCACCACGCCTTCCAGGTGCTGGCGACGATCCTGGGCGGCGGCATGTCCTCGCGCCTGTTCCAGGAGATCCGCGAGAAGCGCGGGCTGGCCTACTCGATCTATGCCTTCAGCTCGTCCTTCCACGATGGCGGCATCTTCGGCGTCTATGCCGGCACCGGCGAAAAGGATGTGAAGGAACTGCTGCCGGTGCTGTGCGACGAGGTGATGGCCATCGGCGGCAAGCTGGAGCCGGGGGAACTGGCGCGGGCCAAGGCCCAACTGCGTGCCAGCCTGTTGATGTCGCGCGAAAGCACGTCCGCCCGGGCCGAGCATCTGGCGCATCAGTTGCTCGTCCACGGCGGCCATATTCCGACCGAGGATACGCTGGCCAAGCTGGAAGCGGTCGACGCCGATGCGGTCGCGCGCGTCGCCCGGCGTCTGCACCAGGCACCGCCGACTTTGACCGCCATGGGGCCGATCGGCGGGGTGGAGCCGTTCGACCGGATCGTGCGCCGGCTCGCTGCCTGA